The Chrysemys picta bellii isolate R12L10 chromosome 12, ASM1138683v2, whole genome shotgun sequence genome has a segment encoding these proteins:
- the LOC122173275 gene encoding uncharacterized protein LOC122173275: MGRLPAPSIICFIVFLVPTIATGLGIQQLPPTASIPAGSSVTLSCTFHIFNQTGTQVTWARGSREAVVLDPAHPFYQGRLAESQRDQQGQVEATVTLSELMERDSGLYRCYITYPQGEQGKGTGTTLTVMGRAVAEIPAGCKRALVPNVGASTQKPAALGVSQEPGSLHMTTGENVTLSCTFQNRHGSRAKIIWLRGSAENLELDSNHPFYRGRLRVSRMDEHRQGKATLTLTELEERDSALYQCCIELDRGETGMGGGTELRVMQTHQRETGESQGGREWGTGSVPYRGRHPRNLLTPLFYCLGAPGGRELCRDSGPLFYRAVISLSLVVLFSLGIILSLRPWNGVPVDPVVGAGSKPPPAQGQVSLI; this comes from the exons ATGGGGCGGCTGCCGGCCCCTAGCATCATCTGCTTCATCGTCTTCCTCGTCCCCACAATAGCAACTG gtcTCGGGAttcagcagctgccccccacggCGAGCATCCCGGCCGGCAGCAGCGTCACCCTGAGCTGCACCTTCCACATCTTCAACCAGACCGGGACACAAGTCACCTGGGCCAGGGGCTCCCGGGAGGCCGTCGTGCTGGACCCCGCCCACCCCTTCTACCAGGGGCGGCTGGCCGAGAGCCAGCGGGACCAGCAGGGCCAGGTGGAGGCCACGGTGACCCTGTCGGAGCTGATGGAGAGGGACTCGGGTCTCTACCGCTGCTACATCACCTACCCGCAGGGCGAGCAGGGGAAGGGCACCGGGACCACCCTGACTGTGATGGGCAGAG CTGTTGCAGAAATTCCAGCCGGCTGCAAGAGAGCGCTGGTCCCAAATGTTGGAGCGTCCACCCAGAAACCAG ctgCTCTGGGAGTTTCCCAGGAGCCCGGGTCCCTCCACATGACAACCGGGGAGAACGTGACCCTGAGCTGCACCTTCCAGAACAGACATGGCAGCAGAGCCAAGATAATTTGGCTCAGGGGATCCGCAGAGAATCTGGAGCTGGATTCTAACCACCCCTTCTACCGGGGGCGGCTCCGTGTGTCCAGGATGGACGAGCACAGACAGGGGAAGGCGACGCTGACCCTGACCGAGCTGGAGGAGCGGGACTCTGCTCTCTATCAGTGCTGCATCGAACTCGACCGTGGGGAGACAGGGATGGGAGGAGGCACCGAGCTGAGAGTGATGCAGACACACCAGAGAGAGACTGGTGAgagtcaggggggcagggaatggggtacGGGGTCTGTCCCCTATAGGGGGCGTCATCCCAGGAATCTCCTAACCCCTCTTTTCTATTGTCTAGGAGCTCCAGGGGGGCGTGAGCTCTGTCGGGACTCGGGGCCCCTCTTTTACCGAGCCGTCATCTCCCTGTCGCTCGTCGTTCTCTTCTCCCTGGGAATCATCCTCAGCCTGCGGCCTTGGAACG GTGTCCCCGTGGATCCCGTGGTGGGGGCTGGCTCCAAGCCGCCCCCAGCACAAGGGCAGGTGTCTCTGATTTAG